TGAGGAGAGCGACGATGAGCTTCAAAGATCGCGAAGAGGCTTACGAAAGCCAGTACGTCCACGACGAGAGCCTGAAGTTCCGCATCCAGGCGCGCCGGGACAAGCTGTTCGGCCTGTGGGTCGCCGAGCAGCTCGGCAAGAAGGGCAATGAGGCGGAGCAGTACGCCCGCGACGTCATCAACAGCGACCTGAGCGAGCCCGGGGACGAGGACGTGAAGGCCAAGGTGCGCCAGGACCTCCAGGCCGCGAACGTCGAGGTCCACGACCACCTGCTCGACCGCCGGCTCGACGACTTCCACCAGGAAGCCCGGCGCCAGATCATGACGGAATAGAACGGCGGCCGTTCTATCCCATTTGTCATTCGACACCGGCGTAACGTCGCGGCTGAATGGGTCTCTCTGGCCTCAACGGGGCTGCTTGATCGCATTGGTCCCGCGACACCGGCGTAAACGGAAGGCCGTTTAAGCCCATCTGTCATTCGACACCGGCGTCGCGTCGAGGTGGGTGGGGCTTTCTCGTCCATGCGCGGCAAACGGCTTTGCCCGGCTTGGCGCGTGGTGTTGGCAACAGGGCGGTAAACGGGGCTTGGGGACGACCAGGCCCCGTTTTTCGTGTGCATGGGCCGTTCGTACGCCTGCGCCCGAAGTTTCGTGTCAACGCCTCGTTAACGGCGTCGCTTCACGCGCCGTTAAGCCGATTGCGGTGTGATCCCCACCGGGGCTTGGCGCGGCAACCGGCGACGGGAGGCGCGTCATGGACGCTGAGTCCATCAAGGAAGCGTATCAGGAGGCCGTGGACGAAGCGACGGGCGGCGGCGTGGACGCCGGCACCGCGCACCAGGAGGGTGTCACGGCGGCAGCCATGATGGTGTCCGCGATGGACGGCCTGGAGGATGCCGATGCGCGCAGCCAAGTGGAAGCTGTGGTCGGCTGATCCGGCCACCGTCGGCCGCGCGCTTGCCGCACCGTGATCCTGTCGCGCCGCGATGCTCGCCGCCGTGCGCGGGTGGCGCGCGACGGTTCCCCGGACGGCCGCCGACACGGCTGCCCACGCGGGTCGATGGGTGCGACGGGCGCGGGCTTTACGCCACGGGACTGGCGCCGCCCCCGCCCTTGCCGGGTTGGAAGTAGGGGTTGGAGCCGGATGCGTGGTCGGTGACGTCGAGGATTTCCTCGATCTCGGGACAGTTGCGCTTGATTTCGGCTTCCACGCCC
The genomic region above belongs to Limimonas halophila and contains:
- a CDS encoding DUF1476 domain-containing protein translates to MSFKDREEAYESQYVHDESLKFRIQARRDKLFGLWVAEQLGKKGNEAEQYARDVINSDLSEPGDEDVKAKVRQDLQAANVEVHDHLLDRRLDDFHQEARRQIMTE